In Sorghum bicolor cultivar BTx623 chromosome 10, Sorghum_bicolor_NCBIv3, whole genome shotgun sequence, one genomic interval encodes:
- the LOC8069375 gene encoding auxin efflux carrier component 2, whose amino-acid sequence MITGRDIYDVLAAIVPLYVAMFLAYGSVRWWGIFTPDQCSGINRFVAVFAVPLLSFHFISSCDPYAMQYRFLAADSLQKLVILAALAVWHNVLSRYRRGAAASSLDWTITLFSLSTLPNTLVMGIPLLRAMYGDFSGNLMVQIVVLQSVIWYTLMLFLFEYRGAKALISEQFPPDVGASIASFRVDSDVVSLNGREALQADAEVGSDGRVHVVIRRSASASTTGGGHGGARSGVGGYRPYGPSSAMTPRASNLTGVEIYSLQTSREPTPRGSSFNQSDFYAMFNGSKMASPLAQPGARAPGLDEQVANKFASGKGGDATAAYPAPNPGMMPPPRKKELGGSNSNSNKELHMFVWSSSASPVSEANLRNAVNHAASTDFAAVPPPPMPVDGATPKGVSGTVTPAKKPDPAANGGDLEIEDGLKSPATGLAAKFPVSGSPYVAPRKKGADAPGLEEAAHPMPPASVMTRLILIMVWRKLIRNPNTYSSLIGLVWSLVSFRFNIQMPSIIKGSISILSDAGLGMAMFSLGLFMALQPKIISCGKRVATFAMAVRFLTGPAVIAATSIAIGLRGVLLHVAIVQAALPQGIVPFVFAKEYNCHPQILSTAVIFGMLIALPITILYYVLLGI is encoded by the exons atgATCACCGGGCGGGACATCTACGACGTCCTGGCGGCGATCGTGCCGCTGTACGTGGCCATGTTCCTGGCGTACGGGTCGGTGCGGTGGTGGGGCATCTTCACCCCGGACCAGTGCTCGGGCATCAACCGCTTCGTGGCCGTCTTCGCCGTGCCGCTGCTCTCCTTCCACTTCATCTCCAGCTGCGACCCCTACGCGATGCAGTACCGGTTCCTGGCCGCCGACTCGCTCCAGAAGCTCGTCATCCTGGCGGCGCTGGCGGTGTGGCACAACGTGCTCTCCCGCTACCGCCGTGGCGCGGCGGCGTCGTCGCTGGACTGGACCATCACGCTCTTCTCGCTGTCCACGCTGCCCAACACGCTGGTGATGGGCATCCCGCTGCTCCGCGCCATGTACGGCGACTTCTCGGGCAACCTCATGGTGCAGATCGTGGTGCTGCAGAGCGTCATCTGGTACACGCTCATGCTCTTCCTCTTCGAGTACCGCGGCGCCAAGGCGCTCATCTCCGAGCAGTTCCCGCCGGACGTCGGCGCCAGCATCGCCTCCTTCAGGGTCGACTCCGACGTCGTCTCACTCAACGGCCGCGAGGCGCTGCAGGCCGACGCCGAGGTCGGCAGCGACGGCCGCGTCCACGTCGTCATCCGCCGCTCCGCGTCCGCGTCCACCACGGGCGGCGGCCACGGTGGTGCGCGCTCCGGCGTGGGGGGGTACCGCCCCTACGGCCCGTCCTCGGCCATGACCCCGCGCGCCTCCAACCTCACGGGCGTCGAGATCTACTCGCTGCAGACGTCGCGGGAGCCCACGCCCCGCGGCTCCAGCTTCAACCAGTCCGACTTCTACGCCATGTTCAACGGCAGCAAGATGGCCAGCCCGCTCGCGCAGCCCGGCGCACGCGCGCCGGGGCTCGACGAGCAGGTGGCCAACAAGTTCGCGTCTGGGAAAGGCGGCGACGCGACGGCGGCGTACCCCGCGCCAAACCCCGGCATGATGCCACCGCCACG GAAGAAGGAGCTCGGGGGCTCCAACTCCAACTCCAACAAGGAGCTGCACATGTTCGTGTGGAGCTCCAGCGCGTCGCCCGTGTCGGAGGCCAACCTCCGCAACGCCGTCAACCACGCCGCCTCTACCGACTTCGCTGCCGTGCCGCCGCCACCGATGCCCGTCGACGGCGCCACCCCAAAAG GCGTGAGTGGGACTGTGACGCCGGCCAAGAAGCCGGACCCCGCGGCCAACGGCGGCGACCTGGAGATCGAGGACGGCCTCAAGAGCCCCGCGACGGGCCTGGCCGCCAAGTTCCCGGTGTCGGGCTCGCCGTACGTGGCACCGCGCAAGAAGGGCGCCGACGCGCCGGGGCTGGAGGAGGCCGCGCACCCGATGCCGCCGGCGAGCGTGATGACGCGCCTCATCCTCATCATGGTGTGGCGGAAGCTCATCAGGAACCCCAACACCTACTCCAGCCTCATCGGCCTCGTTTGGTCCCTCGTCTCGTTCAG GTTTAACATCCAGATGCCCTCAATTATAAAGGGATCAATATCTATATTGTCCGATGCAGGGCTAGGCATGGCTATGTTCAGCTTAG GTCTGTTCATGGCTCTGCAACCAAAGATCATCTCTTGTGGCAAGAGGGTGGCGACGTTCGCCATGGCGGTGAGATTTTTGACTGGTCCGGCAGTGATCGCGGCTACCTCCATCGCCATTGGGCTCCGGGGAGTGCTCCTGCACGTTGCCATCGTTCAG GCTGCACTTCCACAAGGCATCgttccctttgtgtttgcaaagGAATACAACTGCCATCCTCAAATACTTAGCACAGC GGTTATATTCGGGATGCTCATCGCGCTTCCGATCACGATACTCTACTATGTTCTTCTTGGAATTTAG
- the LOC8060844 gene encoding uncharacterized protein LOC8060844 codes for MAGTAAASSGAAMLCGKEEKVLGVQKAPGSCPYCGGGVAATDVEAKWVLCCLPLCRKTKRRFACTACARRLVTYPAILHD; via the coding sequence ATGgcggggacggcggcggcgtcgtcgggcgcggcgATGCTGTGCGGCAAGGAGGAGAAGGTGCTGGGGGTGCAGAAGGCGCCGGGGAGCTGCCCCTACTGCGGCGGCGGGGTGGCGGCCACGGACGTGGAGGCCAAGTGGGTGCTCTGCTGCCTGCCGCTCTGCCGCAAGACCAAGCGGAGGTTCGCCTGCACCGCCTGCGCCAGGCGCCTCGTCACCTACCCGGCCATTCTCCATGACTAG